The genomic region AGCACCTGCCCTCGCCGGGCGAGGCGGCCGTGCTGTCGATCGAGACCTATGTCCGCGAGGACCAGATAAAACTGTTCGGCTTCCGCACCGACCAGGAGCGCGAATGGTTTCGCCTGCTCCAGACCGTGCAGGGCGTCGGCGCCAAGGTTGCGCTCGCCGTGCTCGGCACGCTGTCGCCGGCCGATCTCGCCAATGCCATTGCGCTGCGCGACAAGGCCGCGGTGGCGCGCACGCCCGGCGTCGGCCCCAAGGTCGCCGAGCGCATCGTTACCGAATTGAAGGACAAGGCGCCGGCCTTTGCCAATGTCGATCCCGCCGTCGTGCATCTTGCCGACGCCGTCGACGACCAGCGCGCCCCGCGCCCCGTCGCGGATGCGATCTCCGCGCTGGTCAATCTCGGCTATGGCCAGCCGCAAGCCGCCGCGGCGATCGCCTCGGCCTCGCGCAGTGCGGGTGAGGGCGCCGAGACGGCGCAGCTGATCCGGCTCGGGTTGAAGGAACTCGCGAAGTGAGCGACCCCAAGGCCAGCCGCATGGTCTCGCCCGAGCGCCGCAGCGATGATGTCGGCGACACCGCGCTGCGCCCGCAATCGCTGTCCGATTTCGTCGGCCAGCAGCAGGCGCGCAAGAATCTCTCGATCTTCATCGAGGCGGCGCGCAAGCGCGGCGAGGCGCTGGATCACGTGCTCTTCGTAGGCCCGCCCGGCCTCGGCAAGACCACGCTGGCGCAGATCGTGGCGAAAGAGCTCGGCGTCGGCTTTCGCGCCACGTCGGGTCCTGTCATCGCCAAGGCCGGCGATCTCGCCGCGCTGCTGACCAATCTCGAAGAGCGCGACGTGCTCTTCATCGACGAGATCCATCGCCTCAGCCCGGCGGTGGAAGAGGTGCTCTATCCCGCGATGGAGGACTTTCAGCTCGACCTCATCATCGGCGAGGGTCCGGCGGCGCGGTCGGTGAAGATCGAGCTGTCGAAGTTCACCCTGGTCGGCGCCACCACGCGTGCCGGCCTTCTCACCAATCCCTTGCGCGACCGCTTTGGCATTCCGGTCCGGCTCAACTTCTACACGATCGAGGAGTTGGAGAGCATCGTCAGCCGCGGCGCGCGTGTGCTCAACGTCGGCATGAGCGCAGACGGCGCCAACGAGATCGCGCGCCGCGCCCGCGGCACCCCCCGCATCGCCGGGCGTTTGCTCCGCCGTGTGCGCGATTTCGCCTCGGCGGCCGATGCCGACAAGATCGACCGCAAGATCGCCGACCACGCGCTGAGCGCGCTCGAGGTCGACGCCGCTGGCCTCGACGCCATGGATCGCCGCTATCTCACGACCATCGCGCTCAACTATGGCGGCGGCCCGGTCGGCGTCGAGACCATGGCCGCGGCCTTGTCGGAGCCGCGCGATGCCATCGAGGACATCATCGAGCCCTATCTGATCCAGTGCGGCTATCTGCAGCGCACCCCGCGCGGCCGCCTGCTGACATCGCACGCCTTCCGCCATCTCGGTCTCGCCGAGCCCTCGCGCGATGCGGCGGCGCAGTTCGGCCTGTTCGGCACGGATGACAGCGACGCGTGAGCTGCTGAGCCGCTCGCGGTTCCGGCTTTGACGAATTTCCGTTAACCTCGTGCAGACGATCTGCACGAACGTACCCCAATTCCGCTCCAATCGGATATCATCAAGACGCCGCATCATCATCGGGCTTCCATGATCACGCGCCGTCATCTCATCCGTTCCATCGGCGGCCTGTCCGCCCTCGGCGTCTCGACCGCAGCCTATGGCGTCGGCGTCGAGCCGGTGCTGCGGCTCCGCGTCACGCGCTATCATCCGGTGCCGCGGCAGTGGCCGGCGGATTTTTCGCTGAAGATTGCCGCCATCGCCGACATCCATGCCTGCGATCCCTGGATGTCGCTGGAGCGCATCGAGGGCATCGTAGACCGGACCAATGCGCTCAACGCCGATCTCATCGTGCTGCTCGGCGACTATGTCGCCGGCCTTCACCACGTCACGCGCTTCATTCCGTCGAGCGAATGGGCGAGGGTGCTGGCGCGCCTGAAGGCGCCCCTCGGCGTCCATGCCGTGATGGGCAATCACGATTATTGGGACGACAGGACCGTGCAGCAGGCCGGGCGCGGGCCGACCATCGCGCATCGTGCGCTGGAGGCGGCCGGCATCCCCGTCTACGAGAACGATGCCGTGCGCCTTACCAAGAATGGCCGTCCGTTCTGGCTCGCGGGGCTCGGCGACCAATTGGCCTATTATCCCGCCAGGCGCTTTGGCCGCGCACACAGGCTCGGCGCCGACGATCTCGCGGGCACGCTGGCCAAGATCACCGACGATGCGCCGGTCATCCTGCTCGCGCACGAGCCCAACATCGCGCCGCTCGTGCCCGCACGCGTCGCGCTGCAACTGTCCGGCCATACCCATGGCGGCCAGGTTCGCCTGCTCGGCTGGTCGCCGGCCGTCTCGCCGAAGAACGGCCTGCGGCTCGCCTACGGCCACTTCCGCCTGAAATGCGATCTCATCGTCTCCGGCGGCCTCGGTTGCAGCATCATGCCCGTCCGCGTCGGCGTGCCGCCCGAGATCGTCGAGGTGACATTGGGGCGGGCAGGGCTGGTTGTGTCCTAACACGCTTGCGCGTCCGGCTGTTTTTGCGCAAAACGAGCCGGTTACCGACAAGCGAAGAGGCTCGCGACGTGACAGCTCATCTCGACGGCGAGATCCGCGACGGCCGCCACCACATGCAGGTCCGCGTCTACTACGAGGACACGGATTTTTCCGGCATCGTCTATCATGCCAATTACCTGCGCTACATGGAGCGCGGGCGCACCAATCATCTCAGGCTGATGGGCGCCGAGCAGCAGGCGCTGTTCGAGCAGACCGAGACGGAAGGCGCGGGCTTCGCCTTCGTGGTGCGTTCGATGCATCTGGACTTCTTGAAGCCCGCGCGAATGGATGACGTGCTCGACGTCGTGACCTGGCCGGTTGCGGTGAAGGGGGCGTCCATCATGCTGGCGCAGGAGGTGCGGCGCGGTGACGACGTGCTGGTGAAAGCCGAGGTCCGCGTAGCCTTCATCAGCGGCGGTCGCGCCCAGCCGATCCCGAAATCGATCCGCCAGTTGATGAAGGCCGATCTGGTTTCGTGATCGCTCGATAGCGGATGGCCTATCGACTCTGCCAATTGCGACGATACATTCGCGGTCCCGATCAACCGATGAGGCCACCATGTCGCGCCCGCCGCTTCCACCCTTCACCCGCGAGACCGCCGCGCAAAAGGCCCGCATGGCCGAGGACGCCTGGAATTCACGCGATCCGGTGCGGGTCTCGCTCGCCTATACCGAGGACAGCCGCTGGCGTAACCGCTCCGAAGTGTTTCAGGGCCGCGAGGCCATCGTCGCCTTCCTCACCCGCAAATGGGAGAAGGAGCAGGACTACCGCCTGATCAAGGACCTCTGGGCCTTCGACGAGAACCGCATCGCGGTGCGCTTCCAGTACGAATGGCACGATGCAAGCGGCCAGTGGTATCGCTCCTACGGCAACGAGCAGTGGGAGTTCGACGAGCACGGCCTGATGAAGCGGCGCGAGGCCTCGATCAACGACATCGCCATTGCGGAAAAGGATCGTCGCTTCCACTGGCCCGCGCCGGGCCCGCGGCCGGCCGATGTGCCGGGGTTGGGGGCGGATCCGTTCTGAACTGCGCAACCAACTCACAATCCTCATGGTGAGGAGCCGCGAAGCGGCGTCTCGAACCATGCAGACCCCGCTGATGCATCCGGCCTTCATCCTTCGAGACGCGCGCGAGAGCGCGCTCCTCAGGATGAGGGGAGAGAGTTGCGCGCCAGAAACCGCGTAATCGCCCCGCCCAGCTTCGCGTTGTCCATCGGCCCGGCCAGTGACGCCCTTGCTATGACAACGACATCCTCCGGCGCTTTCCCGTCGCGCAGATCGCAGCACACTTGCGCAAACCCCACGTCGAATTCCGGATGCGGCTGCACGGTCAGCGTTGCGCCGTTGGCATAGAGCAGGCCGGCATGCGGGGTGAAGTCGGACGAGAGGATCGTCAGCGCGTCGTTCGGCGGCTCGATCACCTGGTCCTGATGCGAGGCGGCGATAGCGACCGCTTCGCCGTCGACCACGCCGTTCTCCGGCAGCACCTGATAGACGTGCCGGCCGATGCCCCAGCCCTTCTCCGACTTGCGCACGATGCCGCCAAGCGCCTGCGCGATCAGCTGGTGGCCGAAGCAGACGCCGACCATCGGCGTCTTGTTGGCGTAGGCCGTCCGCACGAAATCCTCCAGCGGCGCGATCCAGTCGAGCCCGTCGTAGACGCCGGCCGCCGCGCCGGTGATCAGGACGGCCTCGAGCTTGCTCGGATCGGGAAGCGCATGGCCGTTGGGGATGCTGACGACCTCGATCGTCGCGGCCGGATCTTCGGCGCGGATCATGCGCGCGAACATGTCCGGAAATGAACCGTGGCGCTCGCGGTATTTTTGCGGGACCTCTCCGGTCTCGATGATGGTGATACGTGCCATGGGCCTCCCGGGCAAAAGTTGCGAAGCTCAGCCGCTTTCTGCCCCATGTTGCTGGTGCGGCGCTGTGCGCTCGAGCAGAGCGCTCTCCTTGCGGATCTCGTTGAGAAAGGCCTTGGCCAGACGCGACAGCGGTTCGGCTTCCGACCATAGCATATAGGCGACCGCCTGCGTCGTCGGCGTGAACGGACGGACGACGAGGCCGCTGCCGCCGTTCTGCCGCGGCGAGAACGGATCGACCACCGCCGCTCCGACCCCGGCGGCGGCCAGCACGCAGGCCGTGTTGCAGTAGCGCACCTCGACCGTCGGCTGGAACGGCGCGCCGGCGCGGGCAAAGCTGTCGCGCACGGCTTCGCCGAGCCGCGTGCCGCGCTCGAGCCCGATGAAGGGCAGGCCGGAAAGATCAGCGGCCGAGATCACCGGCCTGTCGGCGAGCGGATGCTGCGGCGGCAGCACGCACACCATCTGGCCGGTGTGCACCACCTCATGCGCGATGCCGGGATGGTGCGTCAGTCCGAGCGCGAAGCCGAGCTCGGCGACGCGGCTGAGCACACCCTCGATGATGCCCTCATAGCGCCGTACGTCGAAGAACACCCGCGTCTCCGGTCGGCGGCGCAGGAAGCCCGACAGCGCGGACGGAATGATGCTATAGGCGAGCGGCGGCGTCGCCACGATGGCGAGATGCCCGGAGCGGTTCTCGCGCAGATCGCGCACGCGGTTCTCGAGCTTGGCGTGCAGCGCAAAGATCGCCTCGCTCTCCTTGTAGAGCGCCATCGCTTCGGCGGTTGGAAACAGCCGGTTGTTGACGCGCTCGAACAGCGCAAAGCCGGCCTGCGCCTCCATCGTCTTCAGCGCATTGCTGACCGCGGGCTGCGACAGCGCCAATTCGTCCGCCGCCGCCACCGTGGTGCGGTGGCGGATGACGGCGCGCAGGATTTCGAGCTGACGCAGGTTCATATCACCACCGATTATAGTCTGGGCCAAAACATCATAGCAAAGCGAATTGATTTTGCAGCCCCGCTTGCCCGTAATGGCAGCGGATTTGCACGCCGCATCAAAGGGTTCGCTCGCCCATTGAGGCAGCACTGCGCACAGATTGGAGGCAATCTTGGTTCGTGTCCTTCGCGCCGCCGCCGCTCAGATGGGGCCGACGCAAAAAGCAGATAGCCGCGAGCATACGTTGTCGCGGATGCTCGACATGCTGGAGGAGGCGGCCGGCCGGGGTGCGAGCCTTGTGGTGTTTCCGGAGCTCGCCTTCACGACCTTCTTCCCGCGCTGGCTGCTCGAGGGCGAGACGCTCGACCGGCATTTCGAGCGCAGCATGCCGAACCCCTCGGTGGCAAAGCTGTTCGATCGCGCACGTGCGCTGCGCGTCGGCTTCTATGTCGGCTATGCCGAGCTGACGCCGGAGGGGCGGCGCTACAATTGCTCAATCCTTGTCGATCGCGACGGCGAGGTCCTCGGCCGCTATCGCAAGGTGCATCTGCCGGGCTCGGTCGAGCCGCGTCCGGGCGCGCGCTACCAGCAACTCGAGAAGCGCTATTTCGACTATGGCGACCTCGGCTTTCCCGCCTTCCGCGCCGGCTCGTCCTGGGCCCACGCCATCATGGGCATGATGATCTGCAACGATCGTCGCTGGCCGGAATCCTGGCGCGTGCTCGGTCTGCAAGGCGTCGAGCTCGTCTGCATCGGCTACAATTCGGCGGCTTACGATCCCAATGGCGGCACGACGGAAGACGGAGCCTTGCGCACCTTCCACTCGACGCTGGTGACGCAGGCCAACGCCTACATGAACGCGACCTGGGCGATCTCGGTGGCGAAGGCGGGCGAGGAGGACGGCTCCGGCCTGATCGGCGGCTCCTGCATCGTCGATCCCAACGGCCGCATCGTCGCGCAGGCGCAGACGCTGGCCGACGAGGTGATCGTCGCCGACATCGATCTCGACCTTTGCCGCCAGGGCAAGGACAAGATGTTCAACTTCGCCGCCCACCGGCGGCCCGAGCAATACAGGGTGATCACTGAGCGCGCCGGCGTCATCGAGCCGGCCGTTCTCGACGCGGATTGATCAACGGCCGGTCGCGGCGTTGGCAAAGGAGCTGACATGACACGCCTCTCGCATTTGCTTGCCTTCGCAGCGTTGGCTGCCTTGACGTCGGCGCGAGCCGGCGAGCTGCCGGCGGAGATCAAGCAGGCCGGCACGCTGAAGCTCACGGTCAACTCCACCTACGCGCCGATGGAATATCGCGATCCCGCAACCAACGAGCTGGTCGGGCTCGACATCGATCTGGCGGGCGAGCTCGCCAAGCGGCTCGGGGGCCTCAAGATCGTCTGGAGCGAGACGCCGTTCGCCGAGCTGATCCCCTCGCTCCAGACCAAGCGCGCCGACTTCATCATCTCCGGCATCTCCGATCGTGCCTCGCGGCGCGAGACCGCCGATTTCGTCGACTACCTTGCGACCGGCCCGCAGTTCTTCGTGATGGCGGAGAGCGCGGCCAAGGATGCGACCGATCTCTGCGGCAAGAAGGTCGGCACCACCCGCAGCACCAGCTTCCCGGTCGAGATCGAGAAGTGGAGCAAGCAGAATTGCGAGCCGGCCGGCAAGCCGGCGATCCAGTACGTTCCGGGCGAGAATTCCATCGACGTTCGCAACCAGCTCAAGCAGGGCCGCATCGACGCCGCCGTGCAGGGCAGTGAGACGCTGCCTTATGCGCAGCAACAGGAGCCCGGCAAGTATCGCATCGTCGGCGAAGGCTTCGCCAAGGGCTATCAGGGCATCATGTTCCGCAAGGACGATGCCGCCTTGCGCGAGGTTGTGACGGAGAAGCTCGCGGCGATGATCGCCGACGGCTCGTACAAGGCCATTCTCGACAAATGGGGCTTAGGGGCCAATGCGGTCGCCCAGCCCATGCTGAACGCGGCGCCGCAATGAAGCCGGCGCCGGCACTCGCGCAAGGCTTTCCCGACCTGTCGGGCATGCGGATCGCGCGCGAGCCGCACTGGTTTCGCTGGATCAGCGCGGCCCTGATCGTCCTCGTGCTGGCGGCGATCGCGCGCGCCTTCGCGAACGGCCAGATCGAATGGTCCTATGTCAGCCGCTTCCTGACCGCAAAGGTCATCCTCGAAGGCATCGTCAACACCATGGTGATGGCGGTGCTGGCGATGATGCTCGGCATCTTTCTTGGCATCGTCGCCGCGATCATGCGGTTGTCGCCCAACCCGGTGCTGAAGTCGGTCGCCGCGGGCTACACCTGGCTGTTCCGCGGCACGCCGCTGATCCTGCAATTGTTGCTGTGGTTCAACCTTGCGCTGGTGTTTCCGACCATCGGCATTCCCGGCCTGTGGTCCGCGCGCGCCGTCGATGTCATGACGCCGTTCCTCGCCGCGCTGCTTGGGCTCGGCATCAACCAGGGCGCCTACACCTCCGAAGTCATGCGCGCCGGCATGCTCTCGGTCGATATCGGGCAATATGAGGCAGCGCAGGCGATCGGCATGGGACGGCTGCGCGCGCTGCGGCGGATCGTGCTGCCGCAGGCGATGCGCGTGGTGATCCCGCCGCTCGGCAACGAGTTCATCAGCATGGTGAAGGCGACCTCGCTCGCGAGCGTGATCCAGTATCCGGAACTGCTGCACAATGCCGAGAACATCTACTACGCCAACTCCCGCGTCATCGAGCTGCTCATTGTCGCGGGGCTGTGGTACCTGCTCGTGGTCTCGATCCTGACGCCGCTCCAGATGCTGCTCGAACGCCGCTTTGCACGTGGCACATTGCGGCTGGCGCGATGACAAAACCCCTCGTCGCGATCCGCTCCGTCAGCAAGAACTTTGGAGAGTTTCAGGCGCTCAAGAACGTCTCGCTCGACGTTTGGCCCGGCGAGGTGAT from Bradyrhizobium sp. CB1015 harbors:
- a CDS encoding nuclear transport factor 2 family protein — translated: MSRPPLPPFTRETAAQKARMAEDAWNSRDPVRVSLAYTEDSRWRNRSEVFQGREAIVAFLTRKWEKEQDYRLIKDLWAFDENRIAVRFQYEWHDASGQWYRSYGNEQWEFDEHGLMKRREASINDIAIAEKDRRFHWPAPGPRPADVPGLGADPF
- the ybgC gene encoding tol-pal system-associated acyl-CoA thioesterase, with the translated sequence MTAHLDGEIRDGRHHMQVRVYYEDTDFSGIVYHANYLRYMERGRTNHLRLMGAEQQALFEQTETEGAGFAFVVRSMHLDFLKPARMDDVLDVVTWPVAVKGASIMLAQEVRRGDDVLVKAEVRVAFISGGRAQPIPKSIRQLMKADLVS
- a CDS encoding metallophosphoesterase — its product is MITRRHLIRSIGGLSALGVSTAAYGVGVEPVLRLRVTRYHPVPRQWPADFSLKIAAIADIHACDPWMSLERIEGIVDRTNALNADLIVLLGDYVAGLHHVTRFIPSSEWARVLARLKAPLGVHAVMGNHDYWDDRTVQQAGRGPTIAHRALEAAGIPVYENDAVRLTKNGRPFWLAGLGDQLAYYPARRFGRAHRLGADDLAGTLAKITDDAPVILLAHEPNIAPLVPARVALQLSGHTHGGQVRLLGWSPAVSPKNGLRLAYGHFRLKCDLIVSGGLGCSIMPVRVGVPPEIVEVTLGRAGLVVS
- the ruvA gene encoding Holliday junction branch migration protein RuvA, whose product is MIGKLKGLIDSYGEDFVILDVGGVGYQVHCSSRTLQHLPSPGEAAVLSIETYVREDQIKLFGFRTDQEREWFRLLQTVQGVGAKVALAVLGTLSPADLANAIALRDKAAVARTPGVGPKVAERIVTELKDKAPAFANVDPAVVHLADAVDDQRAPRPVADAISALVNLGYGQPQAAAAIASASRSAGEGAETAQLIRLGLKELAK
- a CDS encoding type 1 glutamine amidotransferase, with translation MARITIIETGEVPQKYRERHGSFPDMFARMIRAEDPAATIEVVSIPNGHALPDPSKLEAVLITGAAAGVYDGLDWIAPLEDFVRTAYANKTPMVGVCFGHQLIAQALGGIVRKSEKGWGIGRHVYQVLPENGVVDGEAVAIAASHQDQVIEPPNDALTILSSDFTPHAGLLYANGATLTVQPHPEFDVGFAQVCCDLRDGKAPEDVVVIARASLAGPMDNAKLGGAITRFLARNSLPSS
- a CDS encoding LysR family transcriptional regulator; translation: MNLRQLEILRAVIRHRTTVAAADELALSQPAVSNALKTMEAQAGFALFERVNNRLFPTAEAMALYKESEAIFALHAKLENRVRDLRENRSGHLAIVATPPLAYSIIPSALSGFLRRRPETRVFFDVRRYEGIIEGVLSRVAELGFALGLTHHPGIAHEVVHTGQMVCVLPPQHPLADRPVISAADLSGLPFIGLERGTRLGEAVRDSFARAGAPFQPTVEVRYCNTACVLAAAGVGAAVVDPFSPRQNGGSGLVVRPFTPTTQAVAYMLWSEAEPLSRLAKAFLNEIRKESALLERTAPHQQHGAESG
- a CDS encoding ABC transporter substrate-binding protein, which gives rise to MTRLSHLLAFAALAALTSARAGELPAEIKQAGTLKLTVNSTYAPMEYRDPATNELVGLDIDLAGELAKRLGGLKIVWSETPFAELIPSLQTKRADFIISGISDRASRRETADFVDYLATGPQFFVMAESAAKDATDLCGKKVGTTRSTSFPVEIEKWSKQNCEPAGKPAIQYVPGENSIDVRNQLKQGRIDAAVQGSETLPYAQQQEPGKYRIVGEGFAKGYQGIMFRKDDAALREVVTEKLAAMIADGSYKAILDKWGLGANAVAQPMLNAAPQ
- the ruvB gene encoding Holliday junction branch migration DNA helicase RuvB; the protein is MSDPKASRMVSPERRSDDVGDTALRPQSLSDFVGQQQARKNLSIFIEAARKRGEALDHVLFVGPPGLGKTTLAQIVAKELGVGFRATSGPVIAKAGDLAALLTNLEERDVLFIDEIHRLSPAVEEVLYPAMEDFQLDLIIGEGPAARSVKIELSKFTLVGATTRAGLLTNPLRDRFGIPVRLNFYTIEELESIVSRGARVLNVGMSADGANEIARRARGTPRIAGRLLRRVRDFASAADADKIDRKIADHALSALEVDAAGLDAMDRRYLTTIALNYGGGPVGVETMAAALSEPRDAIEDIIEPYLIQCGYLQRTPRGRLLTSHAFRHLGLAEPSRDAAAQFGLFGTDDSDA
- a CDS encoding amino acid ABC transporter permease, which codes for MKPAPALAQGFPDLSGMRIAREPHWFRWISAALIVLVLAAIARAFANGQIEWSYVSRFLTAKVILEGIVNTMVMAVLAMMLGIFLGIVAAIMRLSPNPVLKSVAAGYTWLFRGTPLILQLLLWFNLALVFPTIGIPGLWSARAVDVMTPFLAALLGLGINQGAYTSEVMRAGMLSVDIGQYEAAQAIGMGRLRALRRIVLPQAMRVVIPPLGNEFISMVKATSLASVIQYPELLHNAENIYYANSRVIELLIVAGLWYLLVVSILTPLQMLLERRFARGTLRLAR
- a CDS encoding N-carbamoyl-D-amino-acid hydrolase, producing MGPTQKADSREHTLSRMLDMLEEAAGRGASLVVFPELAFTTFFPRWLLEGETLDRHFERSMPNPSVAKLFDRARALRVGFYVGYAELTPEGRRYNCSILVDRDGEVLGRYRKVHLPGSVEPRPGARYQQLEKRYFDYGDLGFPAFRAGSSWAHAIMGMMICNDRRWPESWRVLGLQGVELVCIGYNSAAYDPNGGTTEDGALRTFHSTLVTQANAYMNATWAISVAKAGEEDGSGLIGGSCIVDPNGRIVAQAQTLADEVIVADIDLDLCRQGKDKMFNFAAHRRPEQYRVITERAGVIEPAVLDAD